In the Parasteatoda tepidariorum isolate YZ-2023 chromosome 3, CAS_Ptep_4.0, whole genome shotgun sequence genome, one interval contains:
- the LOC107437671 gene encoding dynein axonemal light chain 1-like has protein sequence MGKGVALKDALKKWAEKTGENPAEATVVKLNGWLPSIDKLDPSLATLFNCEKLSLSTNMVDKLTNLNGLTKLKILSVGRNNLKSLNGIEAVAETLEELWASYNSIDKLKPLASLKKLKVLYMSNNNVKDINEFKHMAELPEIEDFVLKGCPIESALAENYRSKVAEALPQLKKLDGTSLIAAETLEMETS, from the coding sequence ATGGGTAAAGGAGTAGCTTTAAAAGATGCATTGAAGAAATGGGCCGAAAAAACCGGGGAAAATCCTGCTGAAGCGACTGTTGTCAAGTTAAATGGTTGGCTGCCTTCCATAGACAAATTGGATCCATCTTTAGCCACGCTGTTCAACTGTGAGAAGTTGTCTCTTTCCACCAATATGGTCGACAAACTTACCAATCTTAATGGACTTACCAAACTAAAGATTCTTTCTGTTGGCAGGAACAATCTGAAGAGTCTGAATGGCATAGAAGCCGTTGCTGAGACACTCGAAGAACTTTGGGCTTCTTATAACAGCATAGACAAGCTGAAGCCTCTGGCTTCTTTGAAGAAGCTGAAAGTTTTGTACATGTCTAACAATAATGTAAAGGACATTAACGAATTCAAGCACATGGCTGAGTTGCCAGAAATCGAGGATTTTGTGTTGAAAGGTTGCCCAATAGAAAGTGCCTTGGCTGAAAATTACAGAAGCAAAGTAGCTGAAGCTTTACCACAACTGAAGAAGTTAGATGGAACTTCTTTGATTGCTGCTGAAACATTAGAAATggaaacttcttaa
- the LOC107437672 gene encoding cilia- and flagella-associated protein 299-like encodes MEQSDVEKIVEEFITYEDYLDSLISKDDLLYLEDKEMCRELLKLIPGYHSSRRVISKELFEKTKEERAAKLKRNKVKELKICSLGKTYSDTLMQALAKREKDNLTGCVATIIFLRDVNDRNEEVSAYIDYSHRLKSEDWEPYFREEKKLVPLVTDLSFYNWSKEVSFHKSSSCFDVIIDVSTYKLKFICKSDGFGIDVEPKDKRDENTYRLDITGTKYLQAVIFDHVVDIPIC; translated from the exons ATGGAGCAATCAGACGTGGAAAAAATAGTGGAAGAGTTCATAACGTATGAAGACTACCTGGACTCTTTGATTAGTAAAGATGATTTGCTATACTTAGAG GATAAAGAAATGTGCCGTGAGTTGTTAAAGTTGATACCGGGCTATCATTCAAGTAGAAGAGTTATTTCGAAAGAGTTATTCGAAAAAACTAAAGAGGAGAGAGCTGCAAAATTGAAgcgaaataaagtaaaagagcT GAAGATCTGCAGTTTAGGCAAAACGTATTCGGATACGTTGATGCAAGCTTTAGCCAAGAGAGAGAAAGACAATTTAACAGGTTGTGTGGCT ACTATCATATTCCTGCGGGATGTTAACGATAGAAATGAAGAAGTTTCAGCCTATATCGACTATAGTCACCGTTTAAAATCCGAAGATTGGGAACCTTACTttagagaagaaaagaaattagtcCCTTTAGTCACCGATCTCAg tttttataaTTGGTCCAAAGAGGTATCTTTTCACAAATCTAGTTCATGCTTCGATGTTATTATTGATGTTAGTACCTACAAACTTAAATTCATTTGTAAAAGCGATGGTTTTGGCATTGATGTGGAACCTAAA GATAAACGCGATGAAAATACTTATAGGTTGGATATCACCGGCACTAAATATCTGCAAGCTGTCATTTTTGATCATGTTGTAGATATTcctatatgttaa